From one Bombus affinis isolate iyBomAffi1 chromosome 9, iyBomAffi1.2, whole genome shotgun sequence genomic stretch:
- the LOC126920381 gene encoding paternally-expressed gene 3 protein-like isoform X1 — translation MENEVTTTSDITRTPKSMKRWIASMFITTSQTVVGQTLFRLLDSFLWVIEKSAQWSLPAQEIEAEDDGKVFGKLKLTRPLPWFLFLPGLAILRIIRCIINVGAYIFGYPQIQPSGMVKSMQRSRRRLRALNLKIAKSLRRSPISKDKRLTMIEAKKALIRSIRLTLSTLSCLDTSKSSPSPPPTKIRISHTDLEPVATPDEKSTTESVDSPIHHEAKRKFSQLISDEENSDESDNERLHLKLERLALEDSADDLDFNLATCSTGINTASSSVSSDEADKDVSITEVRDIQREANEYIQKMSSLTATETVLQTLSLEKLEDNPDGEKYGVDSSESEYQKPTCGSKEFIDHEISSTLKQLSIDETPLLGETNQVESQKEPATCELPPAQESCKLPPSQESCELPPSQESCELPPPQESCELPPSQESCELPPAQQSCELPPSQESCELPPAQQSCELPPSQESCELPPAQQSCELPLASKFRELPSVLKFCELPPASECRELLPAPGSHTLPPAQESCELPSTADTCESLPECCELLPMPKSCELSPIPQSYELPPTPESCELPSAPESCELPLLPESCELPPSQIPCKLTSASKTCTSEEGRTLDAKEFPIEQEKKDCIPKNLEHHRDTN, via the exons ATGGAGAATGAAGTAACTACGACTTCT GACATAACCAGGACGCCAAAAAGTATGAAAAGATGGATAGCATCGATGTTTATCACCACTTCACAGACTGTCGTAGGGCAGACATTGTTCAGATTACTCGACTCGTTTCTCTGGGTCATCGAGAAGTCTGCACAATGGAGTTTACCAGCTCAGGAAATCGAAGCTG AGGACGATGGTAAAGTATTCGGGAAGTTGAAACTTACCAGACCCCTACCGTGGTTCCTATTCCTGCCAGGATTAGCGATACTTCGAATCATCAGATGTATAATTAACGTTGGTGCTTATATTTTCGGCTATCCACAAATCCAACCGAGTGGAATG GTAAAATCCATGCAAAGGAGCCGCAGACGATTAAGAGCGCTGAACTTGAAGATAGCGAAATCATTGCGGCGTAGTCCGATTAGCAAG GACAAGAGATTGACGATGATCGAGGCCAAGAAGGCCCTAATCAGATCCATTAGATTGACTTTGTCGACTTTGTCTTGCTTGGATACGTCTAAATCATCGCCTTCGCCACCACCAACGAAAATTCGCATAAGTCATACGGATCTTGAACCG GTGGCAACGCCGGACGAAAAATCAACCACAGAATCTGTCGACAGTCCGATACACCATGAAGCGAAGCGCAAATTTTCTCAGCTCATTTCGGACGAAGAAAATAGCGACGAGTCGGATAACGAAAGGCTGCATTTGAAACTTGAAAGATTGGCCTTGGAAGATAGCGCAGACGATTTAGATTTTAAC CTTGCCACGTGTAGCACAGGGATCAACACAGCATCCAGCTCGGTGAGCAGCGACGAAGCGGACAAAGATGTGTCTATAACGGAGGTGAGGGACATTCAGAGGGAAGCTAACGAATACATCCAAAAAATGTCTTCGTTAACAGCTACGGAAACAGTG TTGCAGACACTGAGTTTGGAGAAATTGGAGGATAACCCGGATGGCGAGAAATACGGCGTGGACAGTTCGG aATCCGAATACCAAAAGCCGACCTGTGGGTCTAAAGAGTTTATCGATCATGAAATATCGTCTACGTTGAAGCAATTATCAATAG ACGAGACCCCGTTACTGGGAGAAACCAATCAAGTCGAAAGCCAAAAAGAGCCAGCAACTTGCGAATTACCGCCAGCGCAAGAATCTTGCAAATTACCGCCATCGCAAGAATCTTGCGAATTACCGCCATCGCAAGAATCTTGCGAATTACCGCCACCACAAGAATCTTGCGAATTACCGCCATCGCAAGAATCTTGCGAATTGCCACCAGCGCAACAATCTTGCGAATTACCGCCATCGCAAGAATCTTGCGAATTACCGCCAGCGCAACAATCTTGCGAATTACCGCCATCGCAAGAATCTTGCGAATTACCGCCAGCGCAACAATCTTGCGAATTACCGTTAGCGTCAAAATTTCGCGAATTACCATCAGTCCTAAAATTTTGCGAATTACCACCAGCGTCAGAATGTCGCGAATTACTACCAGCGCCGGGATCTCACACATTACCACCAGCGCAAGAATCTTGCGAATTGCCCTCAACGGCAGACACGTGCGAATCACTGCCAGAATGTTGCGAATTACTGCCAATGCCAAAATCTTGCGAATTGTCACCAATCCCACAATCTTACGAATTACCGCCAACTCCAGAATCTTGCGAATTACCATCAGCACCAGAATCTTGCGAATTACCGCTATTGCCAGAATCATGCGAATTGCCACCATCTCAGATACCTTGCAAATTAACGTCTGCATCAAAAACTTGTACATCAGAGGAAGGTCGTACTCTGGACGCAAAAGAATTCCCAATTGAGCAAGAAAAGAAGGATTGCATACCTAAAAATCTTGAACATCACCGAGATACCAACTAA
- the LOC126920381 gene encoding paternally-expressed gene 3 protein-like isoform X2 yields MENEVTTTSDITRTPKSMKRWIASMFITTSQTVVGQTLFRLLDSFLWVIEKSAQWSLPAQEIEAEDDGKVFGKLKLTRPLPWFLFLPGLAILRIIRCIINVGAYIFGYPQIQPSGMVKSMQRSRRRLRALNLKIAKSLRRSPISKVATPDEKSTTESVDSPIHHEAKRKFSQLISDEENSDESDNERLHLKLERLALEDSADDLDFNLATCSTGINTASSSVSSDEADKDVSITEVRDIQREANEYIQKMSSLTATETVLQTLSLEKLEDNPDGEKYGVDSSESEYQKPTCGSKEFIDHEISSTLKQLSIDETPLLGETNQVESQKEPATCELPPAQESCKLPPSQESCELPPSQESCELPPPQESCELPPSQESCELPPAQQSCELPPSQESCELPPAQQSCELPPSQESCELPPAQQSCELPLASKFRELPSVLKFCELPPASECRELLPAPGSHTLPPAQESCELPSTADTCESLPECCELLPMPKSCELSPIPQSYELPPTPESCELPSAPESCELPLLPESCELPPSQIPCKLTSASKTCTSEEGRTLDAKEFPIEQEKKDCIPKNLEHHRDTN; encoded by the exons ATGGAGAATGAAGTAACTACGACTTCT GACATAACCAGGACGCCAAAAAGTATGAAAAGATGGATAGCATCGATGTTTATCACCACTTCACAGACTGTCGTAGGGCAGACATTGTTCAGATTACTCGACTCGTTTCTCTGGGTCATCGAGAAGTCTGCACAATGGAGTTTACCAGCTCAGGAAATCGAAGCTG AGGACGATGGTAAAGTATTCGGGAAGTTGAAACTTACCAGACCCCTACCGTGGTTCCTATTCCTGCCAGGATTAGCGATACTTCGAATCATCAGATGTATAATTAACGTTGGTGCTTATATTTTCGGCTATCCACAAATCCAACCGAGTGGAATG GTAAAATCCATGCAAAGGAGCCGCAGACGATTAAGAGCGCTGAACTTGAAGATAGCGAAATCATTGCGGCGTAGTCCGATTAGCAAG GTGGCAACGCCGGACGAAAAATCAACCACAGAATCTGTCGACAGTCCGATACACCATGAAGCGAAGCGCAAATTTTCTCAGCTCATTTCGGACGAAGAAAATAGCGACGAGTCGGATAACGAAAGGCTGCATTTGAAACTTGAAAGATTGGCCTTGGAAGATAGCGCAGACGATTTAGATTTTAAC CTTGCCACGTGTAGCACAGGGATCAACACAGCATCCAGCTCGGTGAGCAGCGACGAAGCGGACAAAGATGTGTCTATAACGGAGGTGAGGGACATTCAGAGGGAAGCTAACGAATACATCCAAAAAATGTCTTCGTTAACAGCTACGGAAACAGTG TTGCAGACACTGAGTTTGGAGAAATTGGAGGATAACCCGGATGGCGAGAAATACGGCGTGGACAGTTCGG aATCCGAATACCAAAAGCCGACCTGTGGGTCTAAAGAGTTTATCGATCATGAAATATCGTCTACGTTGAAGCAATTATCAATAG ACGAGACCCCGTTACTGGGAGAAACCAATCAAGTCGAAAGCCAAAAAGAGCCAGCAACTTGCGAATTACCGCCAGCGCAAGAATCTTGCAAATTACCGCCATCGCAAGAATCTTGCGAATTACCGCCATCGCAAGAATCTTGCGAATTACCGCCACCACAAGAATCTTGCGAATTACCGCCATCGCAAGAATCTTGCGAATTGCCACCAGCGCAACAATCTTGCGAATTACCGCCATCGCAAGAATCTTGCGAATTACCGCCAGCGCAACAATCTTGCGAATTACCGCCATCGCAAGAATCTTGCGAATTACCGCCAGCGCAACAATCTTGCGAATTACCGTTAGCGTCAAAATTTCGCGAATTACCATCAGTCCTAAAATTTTGCGAATTACCACCAGCGTCAGAATGTCGCGAATTACTACCAGCGCCGGGATCTCACACATTACCACCAGCGCAAGAATCTTGCGAATTGCCCTCAACGGCAGACACGTGCGAATCACTGCCAGAATGTTGCGAATTACTGCCAATGCCAAAATCTTGCGAATTGTCACCAATCCCACAATCTTACGAATTACCGCCAACTCCAGAATCTTGCGAATTACCATCAGCACCAGAATCTTGCGAATTACCGCTATTGCCAGAATCATGCGAATTGCCACCATCTCAGATACCTTGCAAATTAACGTCTGCATCAAAAACTTGTACATCAGAGGAAGGTCGTACTCTGGACGCAAAAGAATTCCCAATTGAGCAAGAAAAGAAGGATTGCATACCTAAAAATCTTGAACATCACCGAGATACCAACTAA